One genomic region from Pseudorca crassidens isolate mPseCra1 chromosome 11, mPseCra1.hap1, whole genome shotgun sequence encodes:
- the ETFRF1 gene encoding electron transfer flavoprotein regulatory factor 1, translated as MASSLRGEVLNLYKNLLYLGRDYPKGADYFKRRLKSVFLKNKDVKDPEKIKELIEQGQFVMKELEALYFLKKYRAMKQRYYSDTNKTN; from the exons ATGGCCAGTTCTTTAAGAGGAGAAGTACTGaatctttataaaaat ctgCTGTATCTTGGACGAGACTATCCAAAAGGAGCAGACTATTTTAAAAGGCGTCTGAAGAGtgttttccttaaaaacaaagatGTGAAGGACCCAGAGAAGATCAAAGAACTTATTGAACAAGGCCAATTTGTAATGAAAGAACTAGAAGCATTATACTTCCTTAAGAAATATAGAGCTATGAAACAACGCTATTACTCAGACACCAACAAAACTAACTGA